Proteins encoded by one window of Streptomyces uncialis:
- a CDS encoding MFS transporter, producing MPLAILALAIGAFGIGTTEFVILGLLPEVAADYGVSIPTAGHLVSGYAVGVLLGAPLMTALGTKIPRKRMLMALMGLFIVGNLVSALAPVFGLMLTGRVIASLTHGAFFGIGAVVAAELVAPHKKAGAIAMMFTGLTLANVIGVPLGTYIGQTAGWRVTFVLVAALGVVGLLGVAKLVPDLPRPEGVRLRHELTALRDPQVLLAMAMTVLGFGGVFAAITYIAPMMTETAGFADSSVTWLLVLFGVGMVGGNLVGGRFADRALMPMLLVSLGALALVLALFTVTAHHKAAAAVTVTLVGALGFATVPPLQKRVLDHAQGAPTLASAVNIGAFNLGNALAAWLGGLTISAGLGYTSPNWVGALLALAALVLALVSALLERRTGAPSRTATGSVRGTPASDEPADPAARAAVRG from the coding sequence ATGCCACTCGCGATTCTGGCCCTGGCCATCGGGGCCTTCGGCATCGGCACCACCGAGTTCGTGATCCTCGGGCTGCTCCCCGAGGTCGCGGCCGACTACGGCGTCTCGATTCCCACCGCAGGCCATCTGGTGTCGGGATACGCCGTCGGGGTGCTGCTCGGCGCCCCGCTGATGACCGCGCTGGGCACCAAGATCCCCCGGAAGCGGATGTTGATGGCCCTGATGGGGCTGTTCATCGTGGGCAATCTGGTCTCGGCGCTGGCGCCCGTCTTCGGTCTGATGCTGACCGGACGCGTGATCGCCTCACTCACCCATGGGGCGTTCTTCGGCATCGGCGCGGTCGTCGCCGCGGAACTGGTCGCGCCGCACAAGAAGGCCGGGGCCATCGCGATGATGTTCACCGGGCTCACCCTCGCCAATGTGATCGGGGTGCCGCTCGGGACGTACATCGGGCAGACGGCCGGGTGGCGGGTGACGTTCGTGCTGGTCGCCGCGCTCGGCGTGGTGGGCCTTCTCGGCGTGGCGAAGCTCGTACCGGACCTGCCCCGGCCCGAAGGCGTACGACTGCGCCATGAGCTGACCGCACTGCGCGATCCTCAGGTACTGCTGGCCATGGCGATGACCGTGCTGGGCTTCGGCGGGGTCTTCGCGGCCATCACCTACATCGCTCCGATGATGACGGAGACCGCGGGATTCGCCGACTCCTCGGTGACCTGGCTGCTCGTGCTGTTCGGTGTCGGGATGGTCGGCGGCAATCTGGTCGGCGGCCGGTTCGCGGACCGGGCGCTGATGCCCATGCTCCTGGTGTCGCTGGGCGCCCTCGCCCTGGTGCTCGCCCTGTTCACCGTGACCGCGCACCACAAGGCCGCCGCCGCGGTGACCGTCACCCTGGTCGGCGCCCTCGGCTTCGCCACGGTGCCGCCGTTGCAGAAGCGGGTTCTCGACCATGCCCAGGGAGCGCCGACCCTCGCCTCCGCCGTCAACATCGGTGCCTTCAACCTCGGCAACGCCCTCGCGGCGTGGCTCGGCGGGCTGACGATCTCGGCGGGCCTCGGCTACACCTCACCGAACTGGGTGGGCGCCCTGCTCGCCCTGGCCGCGTTGGTCCTCGCGCTGGTGTCCGCCTTGCTGGAGCGGCGGACCGGCGCACCGAGCCGTACAGCGACGGGTTCGGTCAGGGGGACGCCCGCAAGCGATGAGCCGGCCGATCCGGCGGCAAGGGCGGCCGTGCGGGGGTGA
- a CDS encoding dihydrofolate reductase family protein produces the protein MRKLIYGMNLTLDGYIAAPRDDIGWSVPSDELFQFWSDQLRATDLTLYGRKLWQTMSSYWPTGDQQPNATPAEIEYARRWRNMSKVVFSSTIDKVDWNTRLVSGDAVAEITRLKAEDGGPMDIGGATLAGAAMRAGLIDEYVLATAPVLAGGGTPFFAAMDNQVNLDLVETRTFPGGVVLNRYETRR, from the coding sequence ATGCGGAAACTGATCTACGGCATGAACCTGACCCTGGACGGCTATATCGCCGCGCCCAGAGACGACATCGGCTGGAGTGTGCCGAGCGACGAGCTGTTCCAGTTCTGGTCCGACCAGTTGCGGGCGACCGACCTGACGCTGTACGGGCGCAAGCTGTGGCAGACGATGAGCTCCTACTGGCCGACCGGCGACCAGCAGCCCAACGCCACCCCGGCGGAGATCGAGTACGCGCGCCGCTGGCGGAACATGTCGAAGGTGGTGTTCTCCTCGACGATCGACAAGGTCGACTGGAACACCCGCCTGGTCAGCGGCGACGCGGTCGCCGAGATCACCCGGCTCAAGGCCGAGGACGGCGGCCCGATGGACATCGGCGGCGCGACGCTCGCCGGGGCGGCCATGCGGGCGGGACTGATCGACGAGTACGTGCTGGCCACGGCCCCGGTCCTGGCGGGCGGCGGCACGCCGTTCTTCGCCGCGATGGACAACCAGGTGAACCTCGACCTGGTGGAGACACGGACGTTTCCCGGCGGCGTGGTCCTGAACAGGTACGAGACGAGGCGCTGA
- a CDS encoding globin domain-containing protein: protein MDAPTTMSANGTSGEDDDEPGGGWFSSRTPPEPVSEEVPASDRPRIAALRPVGRSARPVPPSGRPAPEPAPEPADEPGSGQASDPVVDPGPVPATEPDRARIAIGSAAAPAAPDLFATLKPVPAPMPPSRVGRDRLVPAGGSGDLGVPGGTGPAGPTGPADAVPPSPDAVHVRRTMEEIEPIADKVTSYFYALLFLRHPDLRSLFPAAMDTQRDRILKALLTAAEHIDNTDVLVEYLQNLGRGHRKYGTRPEHYPAVGEALIGALSSHATDSWGEECQAAWVRTYTTISQIMIDAAAADELRAPAWWYAEVVSHELRTPDIAVITVRPDQPYPFLAGQYAGVETPWWPRVWRHYSFASAPRADGLLSFHVKAVPAGWVSNALVHRARPGDVLRLGPPTGSMTVDHTTRSGLLCVGGGTGIAPIKALVEDVAEHGARRSVEVFYGARTDIDLYDIDTMLRLQQAHPWLSVRPFIDAEAHRQLPDAVREFGPWYEYDAYLSGPPGMIRSGVHALRDTGVPVSRIRHDSVEELVAAGS from the coding sequence ATGGATGCTCCGACCACCATGTCGGCCAATGGCACTTCCGGTGAGGACGACGACGAGCCGGGAGGCGGTTGGTTCTCGTCACGAACGCCCCCTGAGCCGGTGTCCGAGGAGGTCCCGGCCTCGGACCGGCCCCGTATCGCCGCGCTCCGACCGGTCGGCAGAAGCGCCCGTCCCGTACCGCCATCCGGCCGTCCCGCACCGGAACCCGCACCGGAACCGGCGGACGAGCCTGGGTCCGGCCAGGCGTCCGACCCGGTGGTGGACCCGGGGCCGGTCCCCGCGACGGAGCCGGACCGTGCGCGAATAGCCATCGGTTCCGCCGCCGCTCCGGCCGCTCCGGATCTGTTCGCCACCCTCAAGCCCGTCCCCGCACCGATGCCACCGTCCCGCGTCGGACGGGACCGGCTCGTGCCCGCCGGTGGGTCCGGAGACCTCGGGGTCCCCGGGGGAACCGGCCCGGCCGGACCCACGGGTCCGGCGGACGCCGTCCCGCCCTCCCCCGACGCCGTGCACGTCCGTCGGACCATGGAGGAGATCGAGCCGATCGCCGACAAGGTCACCTCGTACTTCTACGCACTGCTCTTCCTCCGGCACCCGGATCTGCGGTCCTTGTTCCCCGCGGCGATGGACACCCAGCGGGACCGGATCCTCAAGGCGCTGCTGACCGCCGCCGAGCACATCGACAACACCGATGTCCTGGTGGAGTACCTCCAGAACCTCGGGCGCGGGCATCGCAAGTACGGCACTCGCCCCGAGCACTACCCGGCGGTCGGTGAGGCGCTGATCGGCGCGCTGTCGAGCCATGCGACCGACTCATGGGGCGAGGAGTGCCAGGCGGCCTGGGTCCGTACCTATACGACGATCTCGCAGATCATGATCGACGCGGCCGCCGCCGACGAACTGCGCGCGCCCGCCTGGTGGTACGCCGAGGTGGTGTCGCACGAGCTGCGGACCCCGGACATCGCTGTCATCACCGTCCGCCCCGATCAGCCCTATCCCTTCCTGGCGGGCCAGTACGCCGGTGTGGAGACGCCCTGGTGGCCCCGGGTCTGGCGGCACTACTCCTTCGCGTCGGCCCCACGCGCCGACGGGCTGCTGTCCTTCCATGTGAAGGCCGTCCCGGCGGGCTGGGTCTCCAACGCCCTGGTGCACCGGGCGCGTCCGGGCGATGTGCTGAGACTGGGCCCGCCCACCGGGTCGATGACCGTCGACCACACCACCCGCAGCGGGCTGCTGTGCGTGGGCGGGGGAACCGGGATCGCTCCGATCAAGGCCCTGGTCGAGGATGTCGCCGAGCACGGGGCCCGCCGGTCCGTCGAGGTCTTCTACGGAGCCCGCACCGATATCGATCTCTATGACATCGACACCATGCTGAGGCTCCAGCAGGCGCACCCCTGGCTCTCGGTCCGCCCCTTCATCGACGCCGAGGCACACCGCCAGCTTCCCGACGCGGTCCGGGAGTTCGGTCCCTGGTACGAGTACGACGCCTATCTGTCCGGACCGCCGGGGATGATCCGCAGCGGTGTCCACGCGCTGCGGGACACCGGGGTCCCGGTCAGCCGCATACGGCACGACTCCGTGGAGGAACTGGTCGCGGCGGGCTCCTGA
- a CDS encoding MarR family winged helix-turn-helix transcriptional regulator, whose protein sequence is MNVTDPAPTALAQGWCALSLLHGRIETHIEHALQAGHDLSVREYSLLNTLSRQYDGPGGHLQMKQVAEAVVLSQSATTRLVTRLENRGLLNRYLCPTDRRGIYTEVSEAGSALLAEARPTHDHALREALGTAAENPELAPLVRAVEAVRTPEAV, encoded by the coding sequence ATGAACGTCACGGACCCCGCGCCGACCGCCCTCGCCCAGGGCTGGTGCGCGCTTTCCCTGCTGCACGGCAGGATCGAGACCCATATCGAGCACGCGCTCCAGGCCGGACACGACCTCAGCGTGCGCGAGTACTCGCTGCTGAACACGCTGAGCCGGCAGTACGACGGCCCCGGTGGGCATCTCCAGATGAAGCAGGTAGCGGAGGCCGTCGTGCTCAGCCAGAGCGCCACCACCCGACTGGTGACCCGGCTGGAGAACCGGGGCCTGCTCAACCGCTATCTGTGCCCCACGGACCGGCGCGGCATCTACACCGAAGTCAGCGAGGCGGGGAGCGCGCTGCTGGCCGAGGCCCGCCCCACCCATGACCACGCCCTGCGGGAGGCACTCGGTACCGCCGCCGAGAACCCGGAGCTGGCGCCCCTGGTCCGGGCGGTGGAGGCCGTCCGCACCCCGGAAGCGGTATAG
- a CDS encoding serine hydrolase domain-containing protein, translating into MTTPPEQLLPATRRALLHRLATTQSEGRAPSVAAAVVRDGEIVWDGSRSASDGQAPGTDTQYRIGSITKTFTAVLILRLRDEGLLDLGDPLEKHVPGTGAGEVTIAQLLAHAGGLAAESPGPWWERTPGSLRPHLADILGEEPFRHPSGRVHHYSNLGYALLGTVVERLRGASWEDVLRREVLEPLALHRTAAQPSAPYAEAWAVHPWADVLLPEPVEDYGLMAPAGQLWSTTADLARFAVFLSRGDDRVLSAESVREMRTPAAPSATRDLASGASYGLGTQVLHIEGRTFVGHGGSVPGFLAALLTSVDDDLTAVVLANCTSGPAVFVAAVDLVRIVAEAEPRPPQPWRPLREVDQGQLELTGPWYWGPSPYALRLAAEGGLVLDSLTAAGRGSPFLAQEDGTWLGLEGYFAGEVLRAVRRPDGSPSHLDIGSFVFTREPYDAGAPVPGGVDPEGWRGLKQ; encoded by the coding sequence ATGACAACACCTCCTGAACAGCTGCTTCCCGCCACCCGTCGCGCCTTGCTGCACCGCCTCGCGACCACCCAGAGCGAAGGCCGGGCGCCGTCGGTGGCCGCCGCCGTGGTGCGGGACGGCGAGATCGTCTGGGACGGCTCGCGTTCGGCGTCGGACGGCCAGGCGCCGGGTACGGACACCCAGTACCGGATCGGGTCGATCACCAAGACGTTCACCGCCGTGCTGATCCTGCGACTGCGGGACGAAGGTCTGCTGGACCTGGGGGACCCCCTGGAGAAGCACGTTCCAGGCACCGGAGCGGGTGAGGTGACCATCGCCCAGCTTCTCGCCCACGCCGGCGGCCTCGCCGCCGAGAGCCCCGGGCCCTGGTGGGAGCGCACCCCCGGGTCGTTGCGACCGCACCTCGCGGACATCCTGGGCGAGGAGCCGTTCCGTCATCCGTCCGGACGGGTCCACCACTACTCGAACCTCGGATACGCCTTGCTGGGCACCGTGGTGGAACGACTGCGCGGCGCGTCCTGGGAGGACGTGCTGCGCCGTGAGGTCCTGGAGCCGCTCGCCCTGCACCGGACCGCCGCACAGCCCTCGGCGCCGTACGCGGAGGCTTGGGCGGTGCATCCCTGGGCCGATGTGCTGCTGCCCGAACCCGTCGAGGACTACGGGCTGATGGCGCCGGCCGGTCAGCTGTGGTCGACCACGGCCGACCTCGCCCGCTTCGCCGTGTTCCTGTCCCGGGGCGACGACCGGGTGCTGAGCGCGGAGTCGGTACGGGAGATGCGGACCCCGGCGGCGCCCTCCGCGACGCGGGACCTCGCGTCAGGAGCGTCGTACGGCCTGGGGACGCAGGTGCTGCATATCGAGGGGCGGACGTTCGTCGGGCACGGGGGATCGGTGCCCGGGTTCCTCGCGGCACTGCTCACCAGCGTCGACGACGATCTCACCGCGGTGGTCCTGGCCAACTGCACCTCCGGTCCCGCCGTGTTCGTGGCAGCCGTGGATCTCGTACGGATCGTGGCCGAGGCCGAACCCCGTCCTCCGCAGCCGTGGCGTCCGCTGCGCGAGGTGGATCAGGGACAACTGGAGCTGACCGGCCCCTGGTACTGGGGCCCGTCCCCCTACGCGCTGCGCCTCGCGGCGGAGGGCGGTCTCGTACTGGACTCGCTGACCGCGGCCGGACGCGGGTCCCCCTTCCTGGCTCAGGAGGACGGCACCTGGCTTGGCCTGGAGGGCTATTTCGCGGGTGAGGTCCTGCGGGCCGTACGGCGCCCCGACGGCTCGCCGAGTCATCTCGACATCGGGTCGTTCGTCTTCACCCGGGAGCCGTACGACGCGGGGGCGCCCGTGCCGGGCGGGGTGGACCCCGAAGGGTGGCGCGGGCTCAAGCAGTAG
- a CDS encoding NUDIX domain-containing protein — MKVRPVVKRTARAILLDGDDLVLIKRTKPGVDPYWLTPGGGVETSDATVVDALHREVHEELGAKITDVVPCFVDTVEHIGEDGGATGVKVQHFFVCRLASMDVSLRHGPEIDEPCGEYEIVRVPFTRVGIASVHLVPLSLRHYLDGNIEGVRAMHAPDLA, encoded by the coding sequence ATGAAGGTCCGCCCCGTGGTCAAACGCACCGCCCGCGCCATCCTGCTCGACGGCGACGACCTGGTCCTGATCAAGCGGACCAAGCCCGGGGTCGACCCGTACTGGCTCACCCCCGGTGGCGGGGTGGAAACCAGCGATGCCACCGTCGTCGACGCCCTGCACCGCGAGGTCCATGAGGAGCTCGGCGCCAAGATCACCGATGTCGTCCCCTGCTTCGTGGACACCGTCGAGCACATCGGCGAGGACGGCGGCGCGACCGGAGTGAAGGTGCAGCACTTCTTCGTCTGCCGACTGGCGTCGATGGACGTCTCCCTCCGGCACGGCCCCGAGATCGACGAGCCCTGCGGGGAGTACGAGATCGTACGGGTGCCGTTCACCCGGGTCGGGATCGCCTCGGTGCATCTCGTACCGCTGTCGCTACGGCACTACCTGGACGGCAACATCGAAGGCGTACGCGCCATGCACGCACCTGACCTGGCCTGA
- a CDS encoding GNAT family N-acetyltransferase → MSTPSLSLSALPVRRLTPRDTTLCSDLSQDRDWPREDHKWGHLLTAGRGYGIDAPDGEGLAGACVVTSYGPPGRPDLQAIGMVLVAERYSRRGLGRRLMRYVLEEAGSTPLTLHATANGQPLYEELGFTSVGQVNTVRGTFVAAGPTPRVRTRPATGEDLSTILRLDGEVFGSDRTHVVARLPAFTDRLRVAEDNGRIIGYAGIWPNTDTDVIGPLIARDTETAQALITSLAAGAARPLRIDVDVRHEELLAWLRAQGLTLAFSNAVMTYGLAALPGDWTRRFAPVTVAAA, encoded by the coding sequence GTGTCGACACCTTCCCTTTCCCTCTCCGCGCTCCCCGTCCGCCGACTGACCCCCAGGGACACCACGCTCTGCTCCGACCTCTCACAAGACCGCGACTGGCCGCGGGAAGACCACAAGTGGGGACACCTCCTGACAGCAGGCAGGGGGTACGGCATCGACGCCCCAGACGGCGAAGGCCTCGCCGGCGCCTGCGTGGTGACGTCGTACGGCCCTCCCGGCCGCCCCGACCTCCAGGCGATCGGCATGGTCCTCGTCGCGGAGCGCTACAGCCGCCGGGGGCTGGGACGCCGTCTGATGCGCTACGTCCTGGAGGAGGCGGGGTCGACACCACTCACCTTGCACGCCACCGCGAACGGGCAGCCGCTCTACGAGGAGTTGGGCTTCACCTCGGTGGGCCAGGTCAACACCGTGCGAGGCACCTTCGTCGCCGCCGGGCCGACCCCCCGTGTGCGCACCCGGCCGGCCACGGGCGAGGATCTGTCGACGATCCTGCGGCTCGACGGTGAGGTGTTCGGGTCGGACCGTACGCATGTGGTCGCGCGCCTTCCCGCGTTCACGGACCGGCTCCGGGTGGCCGAGGACAACGGCCGGATCATCGGGTACGCGGGCATCTGGCCCAACACCGACACCGACGTCATCGGCCCCCTGATCGCCCGTGACACGGAAACCGCCCAGGCCCTCATCACCTCACTCGCGGCGGGCGCGGCACGACCGCTGCGTATCGATGTGGACGTACGGCACGAGGAACTGCTGGCCTGGCTCCGTGCGCAGGGGCTCACCCTGGCGTTCAGCAATGCCGTGATGACCTATGGTCTCGCGGCGTTGCCCGGCGACTGGACCCGGCGGTTCGCCCCGGTGACCGTAGCGGCCGCCTGA
- a CDS encoding GNAT family N-acetyltransferase — MNDLDIRPAGAADIQAIVDMLADDPLGAQRESPDDLTPYLAAHQRLADDPNQHLMVAVRADRVVGTLQLTVIPGLSRKGAVRSVIEAVRVHADERGSGLGTRLIEWAVEESRRQGCRLVQLTSDATRADAHRFYERLGFQASHVGFKLAL; from the coding sequence ATGAACGACCTCGACATACGTCCGGCCGGTGCCGCCGACATCCAGGCCATCGTGGACATGCTGGCCGATGACCCGCTCGGCGCCCAGCGGGAGTCCCCGGACGACCTCACGCCGTACCTCGCCGCCCATCAGCGGCTCGCCGACGACCCCAACCAGCATCTGATGGTGGCCGTCCGCGCGGACCGGGTCGTGGGCACCCTTCAGCTCACCGTCATCCCCGGACTGTCCCGCAAGGGCGCCGTTCGCTCGGTGATCGAGGCCGTCCGGGTCCACGCCGACGAGCGCGGCAGCGGGCTCGGAACGCGGCTGATCGAATGGGCGGTGGAGGAATCCCGCCGCCAGGGCTGCCGGCTGGTCCAGCTCACCTCCGATGCGACCCGGGCAGACGCCCATCGCTTCTATGAGCGGCTCGGCTTCCAGGCATCACACGTCGGGTTCAAGCTCGCCCTCTGA
- a CDS encoding FAD-dependent oxidoreductase produces MTIAIVGAGLGGLTLARVLHLNGMDSVVYERETSRGARGQGGMLDIHSGQRALREAGLIDRFHAIARGEGQDMRLLQPDGTLLFQEDTPDDAPLERPEVDRADLRDLLLDSLPEGVVRWGHACASADNGLLRFADGGSAPYDLLVGADGARSRVRALLTDARPTHIGQNVVEIGIPDIDRTHPDLAAMVGRGSYWVLGDGLSLAAQRNGDGRVRIGLSFYNTAEDWFATSGIPFDDPADARARLIELLPGWDPRFTALIAACDDTVVPRSITTLPVGLTWPSAPDVTLVGDAAHLMPPVGEGANMALLDGALLGRALATHPDDFPTAVKDYEREMFARTGAAARMSADLQELLMSPDAAQHMLAFFRPG; encoded by the coding sequence ATGACCATCGCCATCGTCGGAGCCGGCCTCGGCGGCCTGACTCTCGCCCGTGTGCTGCACCTGAACGGTATGGATTCCGTCGTGTACGAACGTGAGACATCACGCGGAGCGCGCGGCCAGGGCGGCATGCTCGACATCCACTCCGGCCAGCGGGCGCTGCGCGAGGCCGGTCTGATCGACCGGTTCCACGCGATCGCCCGCGGTGAAGGCCAGGACATGCGCCTTCTCCAGCCGGACGGCACCCTGCTGTTCCAGGAGGACACACCCGACGACGCCCCGCTGGAGCGACCCGAGGTCGACCGCGCCGATCTGCGCGACCTGCTGCTGGACTCCCTCCCCGAGGGGGTGGTGCGCTGGGGGCACGCGTGCGCATCCGCCGACAACGGTCTGCTGCGCTTCGCCGACGGCGGCAGCGCGCCGTATGACCTGCTGGTCGGCGCGGACGGCGCACGGTCCCGGGTCCGCGCGCTGCTCACCGATGCCCGCCCGACGCATATCGGCCAGAATGTCGTCGAGATCGGCATACCCGACATCGATCGCACCCACCCCGACCTCGCGGCGATGGTCGGCCGCGGCAGCTACTGGGTGCTCGGCGACGGGCTGTCCCTAGCGGCACAGCGCAACGGCGACGGCCGCGTCCGCATCGGGCTCAGCTTCTACAACACCGCAGAGGACTGGTTCGCCACCAGCGGGATCCCGTTCGACGACCCGGCCGACGCCCGGGCGCGGCTGATCGAGCTGCTCCCCGGCTGGGACCCACGCTTCACCGCGCTGATCGCGGCCTGCGACGACACGGTCGTACCGCGGTCGATCACCACCCTCCCGGTCGGCCTGACCTGGCCGTCGGCGCCGGACGTCACGCTGGTCGGCGATGCCGCGCATCTGATGCCGCCGGTGGGAGAGGGCGCCAACATGGCGCTGCTGGACGGCGCCCTGCTCGGTCGCGCGCTGGCCACCCACCCGGACGACTTCCCCACCGCCGTCAAGGACTACGAACGCGAGATGTTCGCCCGCACCGGCGCTGCCGCCCGGATGTCCGCCGACCTCCAGGAATTGCTGATGTCACCGGACGCCGCCCAGCACATGCTCGCGTTCTTCCGACCCGGCTGA
- a CDS encoding TetR/AcrR family transcriptional regulator, protein MLVWERPEPSNRPVPAPLSRERIVRAAIQLADADGLDAVSLRKVATVLDVRPMRLYGYIDGKEELLDLMVDAVHAEIRPTGGGWREVLRSLAEATRHAAHEHEWLADLLGGRPQLGPHALASGEAVVAALGDVDVDVVMPVVAAVNAYAIGAVRREIAERRAERATGMDEKRWQAALGPYLERTFATGRFPALATVVRDAAHLDADQTFQTGLDFLLDGIEARISR, encoded by the coding sequence ATGTTGGTGTGGGAGAGGCCGGAGCCGTCGAATCGTCCCGTGCCGGCGCCGTTGAGCCGGGAGCGGATCGTGCGAGCGGCGATCCAGCTGGCCGACGCGGACGGCCTGGACGCGGTGTCGCTGCGCAAGGTCGCCACCGTGCTGGATGTCCGTCCGATGCGGCTGTACGGCTACATCGACGGCAAGGAGGAGTTGCTCGACCTCATGGTCGACGCCGTCCACGCCGAGATCCGGCCGACCGGGGGCGGCTGGCGGGAGGTGCTCCGGTCTCTTGCCGAAGCCACCCGGCACGCCGCTCACGAGCACGAGTGGCTCGCCGATCTCCTGGGCGGCCGACCCCAGCTGGGGCCGCACGCGCTGGCCAGTGGCGAGGCCGTGGTGGCCGCGCTGGGTGACGTGGACGTGGACGTCGTCATGCCGGTGGTCGCCGCGGTCAACGCGTACGCGATCGGCGCGGTGCGCCGGGAGATCGCCGAACGGCGTGCCGAGCGGGCCACCGGGATGGACGAGAAGCGTTGGCAGGCCGCGCTCGGGCCCTATCTGGAGCGGACCTTCGCCACCGGCCGGTTCCCCGCGCTGGCCACGGTGGTGCGCGATGCCGCTCATCTGGACGCCGACCAGACCTTCCAGACCGGCCTCGACTTCCTGCTCGACGGTATTGAAGCCCGTATCTCCAGGTGA
- a CDS encoding dihydrofolate reductase family protein: MRQLTYCIASSIDGFITAPDGGDPTGPEGFWPIPADYIEHLVAHYPEILPVVAREALGITAEGTRFDTALEGRKTFQIGLDAGVPDAYPHLRHLVFSRTLKQTPGSAVEIVAGDPVSRVRELKREDGKGIWLVGGSELAGALYPEIDELLIKLAPLTLGSGMPLFSPRTPFAPAHFTLTDSVVLGSGSLFLTYRRRRDGEQES; the protein is encoded by the coding sequence GTGCGTCAGTTGACCTACTGCATCGCCAGCAGCATCGACGGGTTCATCACCGCTCCGGACGGCGGCGACCCGACCGGGCCGGAGGGCTTCTGGCCCATTCCGGCGGACTACATCGAGCACCTGGTCGCGCACTACCCGGAGATCCTTCCCGTGGTCGCGCGGGAAGCGCTCGGGATCACGGCCGAAGGCACGCGCTTCGACACGGCGCTGGAGGGGCGGAAGACCTTCCAGATCGGGCTCGACGCCGGTGTCCCGGACGCGTACCCGCATCTGCGGCACCTGGTGTTCTCGCGCACGCTGAAGCAGACTCCCGGTTCCGCCGTGGAGATCGTCGCCGGCGACCCGGTGTCCCGGGTGCGGGAGTTGAAGCGGGAGGACGGCAAGGGCATCTGGCTCGTCGGCGGTTCGGAACTGGCCGGGGCGCTCTACCCCGAGATCGACGAGCTGCTCATCAAGCTCGCCCCGCTCACACTCGGCTCCGGAATGCCGCTGTTCTCACCGCGTACCCCCTTCGCCCCGGCCCATTTCACGCTGACGGACAGTGTGGTGCTGGGCAGCGGGTCGCTGTTCCTCACCTACCGTCGGCGCCGGGACGGGGAACAGGAGTCGTAG
- a CDS encoding VOC family protein, producing MTSHLHALSFDAHDPLRLARFWADFLCWETAEDSPDGITLLPSDDTGFRLRFLPTQERKTGQNHMHFDLTSTSLDDQKQVVERALQLGARHIDIGQRPEEGHVVLADPEGNEFCVIEPGNSFLAECGFIGALAGDGSQETGYFWSRALGWPLVWDQDQETAIRSPHGGPKVTWGGPPLMPKTGKERLHFDLAPPAGSDQQTEVDRLVSLGATRIDIGQGDVDWVVMADPDGHEFCVLTPR from the coding sequence ATGACTTCTCACCTGCACGCGCTCTCCTTCGATGCGCACGACCCGCTCCGTCTCGCGCGCTTCTGGGCGGACTTTCTCTGCTGGGAGACAGCTGAGGACTCCCCCGACGGCATCACACTGCTTCCCAGCGATGACACCGGGTTCCGGCTCCGCTTCCTCCCGACCCAGGAGCGGAAGACAGGCCAGAACCACATGCACTTCGATCTGACGAGCACGTCCCTCGACGACCAGAAGCAGGTGGTGGAGAGGGCGCTCCAACTCGGCGCCCGGCACATCGACATCGGGCAACGCCCGGAAGAGGGGCATGTAGTGCTCGCCGACCCCGAGGGCAATGAGTTCTGTGTCATCGAGCCGGGCAACAGCTTCCTCGCCGAGTGCGGATTCATCGGAGCGCTGGCGGGCGACGGTTCGCAGGAGACCGGGTACTTCTGGAGTCGAGCGCTGGGCTGGCCCTTGGTCTGGGACCAGGACCAGGAGACCGCGATCCGTTCACCGCACGGAGGTCCGAAGGTCACATGGGGTGGTCCACCCCTGATGCCGAAGACGGGGAAGGAACGGCTGCACTTCGACCTCGCTCCACCGGCCGGCAGTGACCAGCAGACGGAGGTCGATCGGCTCGTCTCCCTCGGGGCAACGCGCATCGACATAGGCCAAGGGGACGTCGACTGGGTGGTGATGGCCGACCCCGACGGTCACGAGTTCTGTGTGCTGACCCCCCGATAG